A region of Pyxidicoccus parkwaysis DNA encodes the following proteins:
- a CDS encoding outer membrane lipoprotein-sorting protein, which translates to MSLKSVMSAAVLAVALLSAPAALALAPAEMVKLLATIDDRQRNGGDYKALVYLEQKEKDKTDTVREAFVYRRDADDKLMILFSRPKTEAGKGYLRLDKNLWSYDPNVGKWERRTERERIAGTDSRRADFDESRLAEEYDPSFEGEGKLGKYTANMLTLKAKQGVDVAYPVIKLWVDKDTTNVLKREEYALSGRKMRTLLYPRWKKLFSESKGADVWYPEEIRIYDEVEKANSTVILIKSIDLRSLEANLFTKAWLESKSR; encoded by the coding sequence ATGAGTCTCAAAAGCGTGATGTCGGCCGCGGTGCTCGCCGTGGCCCTGCTGTCCGCTCCGGCGGCGCTGGCGCTGGCGCCGGCGGAGATGGTGAAACTGCTGGCCACCATCGACGACCGCCAGCGCAACGGCGGCGACTACAAGGCGCTCGTCTATCTGGAGCAGAAGGAGAAGGACAAGACGGACACCGTGCGCGAGGCCTTCGTGTACCGGCGCGACGCGGACGACAAGCTGATGATTCTCTTCAGCCGTCCGAAGACGGAAGCCGGCAAGGGCTACCTGCGGCTGGACAAGAACCTCTGGAGCTATGACCCCAACGTGGGCAAGTGGGAGCGGCGCACGGAGCGCGAGCGCATCGCCGGCACCGACAGCCGCCGCGCCGACTTCGACGAATCCCGTCTGGCCGAGGAGTACGACCCGTCCTTCGAAGGCGAGGGGAAGCTGGGCAAGTACACGGCCAACATGCTGACGCTCAAGGCGAAGCAGGGCGTGGACGTGGCCTACCCCGTCATCAAGCTCTGGGTGGACAAGGACACGACCAACGTCCTCAAGCGCGAGGAGTACGCGCTGTCCGGCCGGAAGATGCGCACCCTGCTCTACCCCCGCTGGAAGAAGCTCTTCAGCGAATCCAAGGGCGCGGACGTCTGGTACCCCGAGGAGATTCGCATCTACGACGAGGTGGAGAAGGCCAACTCCACCGTCATCCTCATCAAGTCCATCGACCTGCGCTCGCTGGAGGCCAACCTCTTCACCAAGGCGTGGCTCGAGAGCAAGAGCCGATGA
- a CDS encoding flavin monoamine oxidase family protein — MDLISDVVILGAGASGLAAAASLQRAGLRVTVLEARDRLGGRVVTVHDPVTDVPLELGAEFVHGEPESLRKLARRARLTLRPCNDSHALSWKGRFGDGEEAFRFMAALSSAKPPDRTVSEFLRERARAERWSSREVAMGRSYVEGFYAADPDTASTLAIARMESASEELGGNTPSRVMEGYGRVLRALARPLLEQPGTVLFNAVAEEVRWAAGEVRVRMRSRQGVVLGQVRAKRAVVTLPLGVLRARPPEPGAVRFFPRLPEKERTWGRLEMGPLVKVLLRFRTAFWSEREDTRRFGFFHGPDLPVPTWWTLSPRESRHLVGWAGGPRAEVLSGLSEDVVLARAVESLSRIFRLPRQAMHELLEAWHVQDWQREPFTRGGYAVIPSGAADALEALAAPVDGTLFFAGEATNTEGEEGTVHGAIATGERAAREVLAVIRRRT; from the coding sequence ATGGACCTCATCTCCGATGTCGTCATCCTGGGCGCGGGCGCTTCGGGGCTCGCGGCCGCGGCCTCGCTCCAACGCGCTGGACTGCGTGTCACGGTATTGGAGGCCCGCGACAGGCTCGGCGGGCGCGTCGTCACCGTTCATGACCCCGTCACGGACGTGCCGCTGGAGCTGGGCGCGGAGTTCGTCCACGGTGAGCCGGAGTCTCTTCGCAAGCTGGCCCGGCGGGCCCGGCTGACCCTCCGCCCCTGCAATGACAGTCATGCCCTGTCGTGGAAGGGACGGTTCGGCGATGGCGAGGAGGCCTTCCGCTTCATGGCCGCGCTCTCCTCCGCGAAGCCTCCGGACCGGACCGTTTCGGAGTTTCTGCGGGAGCGAGCCCGCGCCGAGCGCTGGTCGTCGCGAGAGGTGGCCATGGGCCGGTCCTACGTGGAAGGCTTCTACGCGGCGGACCCGGACACCGCGAGCACGCTGGCCATTGCCCGGATGGAGTCCGCCTCGGAGGAACTGGGAGGCAACACGCCTTCGCGGGTGATGGAGGGGTATGGCCGCGTGCTGCGCGCGCTGGCCCGTCCGCTGCTGGAGCAGCCGGGGACGGTGCTCTTCAACGCGGTGGCGGAGGAGGTCCGCTGGGCGGCCGGTGAGGTGCGGGTGCGCATGCGCTCGCGGCAGGGCGTGGTGCTCGGGCAGGTGCGGGCGAAGCGGGCGGTGGTGACGCTGCCCCTGGGCGTGCTGCGGGCGCGGCCTCCCGAGCCCGGCGCGGTGCGCTTCTTCCCGCGACTGCCGGAGAAGGAGCGGACCTGGGGCCGGCTGGAGATGGGCCCGCTGGTGAAGGTGCTGCTGCGGTTCCGCACCGCGTTCTGGAGCGAGCGCGAGGACACGCGGCGGTTCGGGTTCTTCCATGGGCCGGACCTGCCCGTGCCCACGTGGTGGACGCTGTCGCCTCGCGAGTCACGTCACCTCGTGGGCTGGGCCGGCGGTCCGCGCGCGGAGGTGCTGTCCGGGCTCTCGGAGGACGTGGTGTTGGCTCGCGCGGTGGAGTCGCTCTCGCGAATCTTCCGGCTGCCTCGACAGGCGATGCATGAGTTGCTCGAGGCGTGGCACGTGCAGGACTGGCAACGCGAGCCGTTCACCCGGGGCGGGTATGCCGTCATTCCGTCGGGCGCGGCGGATGCGTTGGAAGCGCTCGCGGCTCCCGTGGACGGCACCCTGTTCTTCGCGGGCGAGGCCACGAATACCGAGGGCGAGGAGGGCACGGTGCATGGAGCCATCGCCACCGGTGAGCGTGCGGCGCGCGAGGTGCTGGCAGTGATTCGGCGGAGGACCTGA
- a CDS encoding LVIVD repeat-containing protein translates to MRRLFALSSTLVLALGCGKDSTSNAKAECQLEAIDLSSCQRSTLGALNPEGVWNLNIQLNDGTGAASAMRLSGAASGASMLGLTVTERQVSGDTFYLASDIVGTDSIDLRYALAGCAATGPGKLTGVFRRCQDGRLDLQGTFEAVRVARREGEAESDKVALVGEVPLPRGQPTELAVANGHAYVTAGTEGLFIYDVRTPNAPRKVSESKPSDDFYSDVLVNGTTMYLGTKKSGIAVFDLTDPESPVRVRSVPDKAVEVQSLAIDGNTLYAASPYPNAEVLIYDISTPNTPKLLTRYFVEGAEPGAGERPLDVMVTGGKLYVSHWTYGMTVSDVTNPAKPKLLGRFGAASSRTTAVGTVGGKTLAFDAGEDWGAHLSVLNVTIPESPVQMGEFRMRPEVSIRSVTLSGTKLYVAYYQDGLRVLDVSVPGEPRQVGYYNTWRESDAARGVSFFDGLNTLRVPGDGYVYATETSRGLLIFRETE, encoded by the coding sequence ATGAGACGCCTTTTCGCACTGTCATCCACGCTGGTCCTCGCGCTCGGCTGCGGCAAGGACAGTACCTCCAATGCCAAGGCCGAGTGTCAGCTTGAAGCCATCGACCTGTCATCCTGTCAGCGTTCCACCCTCGGTGCTCTCAATCCCGAGGGCGTGTGGAACCTCAACATCCAACTGAATGACGGCACGGGTGCCGCCAGCGCCATGCGCCTGTCGGGCGCGGCGAGCGGCGCGTCCATGCTCGGGCTGACGGTGACGGAGCGGCAGGTCTCCGGTGACACCTTCTACCTCGCCAGCGACATCGTTGGCACTGACAGCATCGACCTGCGCTACGCGCTCGCGGGCTGCGCGGCCACGGGGCCGGGGAAGCTCACCGGCGTGTTCCGTCGCTGCCAGGACGGTCGGCTCGACCTGCAGGGCACCTTCGAGGCGGTGCGCGTGGCGCGCCGCGAGGGCGAGGCGGAGTCCGACAAGGTGGCGCTGGTGGGGGAGGTCCCGCTGCCGCGTGGCCAGCCCACGGAGCTGGCGGTGGCCAACGGCCACGCCTACGTCACCGCGGGCACGGAGGGGCTCTTCATCTACGACGTGCGGACGCCCAACGCGCCGCGCAAGGTGTCCGAGTCCAAGCCCTCCGACGACTTCTACAGCGACGTGCTGGTGAACGGCACGACGATGTACCTGGGCACGAAGAAGAGCGGCATCGCGGTGTTCGACTTGACGGACCCCGAGTCGCCCGTGCGCGTGCGCTCGGTGCCGGACAAGGCGGTGGAGGTGCAGTCGCTGGCGATTGACGGCAACACGCTGTACGCGGCGTCGCCGTATCCCAACGCCGAGGTGCTCATCTACGACATCAGCACGCCCAACACGCCCAAGCTGCTCACGCGCTACTTCGTGGAGGGCGCCGAACCCGGCGCTGGCGAGCGCCCGCTGGATGTGATGGTCACGGGCGGCAAGCTGTACGTGAGTCACTGGACGTACGGCATGACGGTGTCGGACGTCACCAACCCGGCGAAGCCGAAGCTGCTGGGGCGCTTCGGCGCGGCCAGCTCGCGCACCACGGCGGTGGGCACGGTGGGCGGCAAGACGCTGGCCTTCGACGCGGGCGAGGACTGGGGCGCGCACCTGAGCGTGCTGAACGTCACGATTCCGGAGTCGCCGGTGCAGATGGGCGAGTTCCGCATGCGGCCGGAGGTCTCCATCCGCTCGGTGACGCTGTCGGGCACGAAGCTGTACGTGGCCTACTACCAGGACGGCCTGCGAGTGCTGGACGTCTCGGTGCCGGGCGAGCCCCGCCAGGTGGGCTACTACAACACGTGGCGCGAGTCGGACGCGGCGCGCGGTGTTTCGTTCTTTGACGGGCTGAACACGCTGCGCGTGCCGGGTGACGGTTACGTCTACGCGACGGAGACGTCGCGCGGGCTGCTCATCTTCCGCGAGACGGAGTAG
- a CDS encoding PD40 domain-containing protein, which produces MNPRPLAVAALALLLPGLALAQFYVVPRRPGKSPVNSYKFEWQHVDILVGPNATGMAKAPEHTAHDKPPGAQGGANPDAPTTSPETGDPKHPTGGNVTPETVQPGTNPSASSEATPPPLVASEAADGGVPGTQDGGTMLSAAGVDGGSADGGGVASLGLGLGNPDGGFNYTYAKTLGDKTGGVRFYFYERERMVAERAAPVIEGAYRYLVDTFHYVPTQTFPYILYSSYQEFLQTNLFQVSEGTLGITSTGEDLKLTLPYLGDHRLFEEISTHELSHQFTIQKVRTVAEQAKVFGDPLAGMPLWFIEGLAEFYAKRGMDPEAEMLVRDLLVNPDLYKGYAFLDFFSPGPYGYLWIYKVGQVRCTFLEEEYGKGFIQRVLEESPRLVGGSRDSPSLKFEELLERLTGDDPKRLAARFENWLKRRAFKTYLSSEQAAPVMDMLDKAPGYITSMASSPDGHVLALRTIVPETGESRLYLMDPRAPERTVRVTSDGAPGVESLHPISGRSFALTENKLAFIAEMVGRDVIYVQDYQHVVEKRAADVLVRRTPIRTGIDREVGTTVRLGVGGRVAYRIDKHGLLAAYSPAFSADGRWLAFIGINDSGLRDLYALDLQAGPDAKPIQLTDDVYSERQLTWGPSGIIFTSDATAHRKYNLFRVKVDAPRQVERITFEERDEADPTALPDGRVFFTAFNNSSSDLHELMKDGSIVRRTDLTTGVFEPGPGPEGSLWMLFHMSGERRPALLRPPRMLALDVPKTEVETESKSAPPEPIAVRPLTDAQAYRPFTRQNLEFGPIFGFAGAGGGGFVGQLFAAASDRMRDHQFLLTLSVYGSFDLTDGYLLYINDENRTTWGGGLFQSLRFRVDQTFKDLPVFFTSGERYFGVMGSLRYPLSTFFYLQGDLSLGGAKYFLDDPVEFYLFFPDRNEANQELLTAWNAQNRDIRFQTEVSGQVGYDTLKYHYATGPLSGSSALLEATVGVQPFDNEAYSNLRLDAERYFPIYGRTNVFIRGGAGTTLGGRYARSYFLSSFDTLRGVNFGDEQWLLGRNFFYSTMELQLPLNDIVRVAFLSDLEAIAAMDFGGVGENWADLRDHRVLDAVVGVNLALGPLLMRLHFARPLDIGAAAGKPDAGWVTNFSLGIAGLNGFFDQGNTGAKNNGAVKPMTPALMPSTGGGYTGPRH; this is translated from the coding sequence GTGAACCCCCGTCCCCTCGCAGTCGCCGCGCTGGCGCTGCTCCTCCCCGGGCTGGCACTCGCCCAGTTCTACGTCGTGCCCCGACGGCCGGGAAAATCCCCGGTGAACAGCTACAAGTTCGAGTGGCAGCACGTGGACATCCTCGTGGGGCCCAATGCCACCGGAATGGCGAAGGCGCCGGAGCACACGGCGCACGACAAGCCGCCCGGTGCCCAGGGAGGCGCCAATCCGGACGCGCCTACCACCTCTCCCGAGACGGGAGACCCGAAGCACCCCACCGGCGGCAACGTCACCCCTGAGACGGTGCAGCCCGGAACGAATCCCTCGGCCTCCAGTGAGGCCACGCCCCCGCCGCTGGTGGCCTCGGAGGCCGCGGACGGCGGCGTGCCGGGCACGCAGGATGGAGGCACGATGCTGAGCGCCGCGGGCGTGGATGGCGGCTCGGCGGATGGTGGCGGAGTGGCCTCGCTGGGCCTGGGGCTGGGCAACCCCGACGGCGGCTTCAACTACACCTACGCGAAGACGCTCGGGGACAAGACGGGTGGCGTGCGCTTCTACTTCTACGAGCGCGAGCGCATGGTGGCCGAGCGCGCCGCGCCCGTCATCGAGGGCGCCTACCGCTACCTCGTGGACACGTTCCATTACGTCCCCACGCAGACGTTCCCGTACATCCTCTACAGCAGCTACCAGGAGTTCCTGCAGACCAACCTCTTCCAGGTGTCCGAGGGCACGCTGGGCATCACCAGCACCGGCGAGGACCTGAAGCTGACGCTGCCGTACCTGGGCGACCACCGCCTCTTCGAGGAGATCTCCACCCACGAGCTGTCGCACCAGTTCACCATCCAGAAGGTGCGCACCGTGGCCGAGCAGGCGAAGGTGTTCGGAGATCCGCTGGCGGGCATGCCGCTGTGGTTCATCGAAGGCCTCGCCGAGTTCTACGCCAAGCGCGGCATGGACCCGGAAGCCGAGATGCTGGTGAGGGACCTGCTCGTCAACCCGGACCTGTACAAGGGCTACGCGTTCCTCGACTTCTTCTCGCCCGGGCCCTACGGCTACCTGTGGATCTACAAGGTGGGCCAGGTGCGCTGCACCTTCCTGGAGGAGGAGTACGGCAAGGGCTTCATCCAGCGCGTGCTGGAGGAGTCGCCGCGGCTGGTGGGCGGCTCGCGTGACTCGCCGTCGCTCAAGTTCGAGGAGCTGCTGGAGCGGCTCACCGGAGATGACCCGAAGCGGCTGGCGGCGCGCTTCGAGAACTGGCTGAAGCGCCGGGCCTTCAAGACGTACCTGAGCTCGGAGCAGGCGGCGCCGGTGATGGACATGCTGGACAAGGCGCCCGGCTACATCACCTCCATGGCCAGCTCGCCGGACGGGCACGTGCTGGCGCTGCGCACGATTGTGCCGGAGACGGGTGAGAGCCGGCTGTACCTCATGGACCCGCGCGCTCCGGAGCGCACGGTGCGCGTCACGTCGGACGGCGCGCCGGGCGTGGAGTCGCTGCACCCCATCTCCGGGCGCAGCTTCGCGCTGACGGAGAACAAGCTGGCCTTCATCGCGGAGATGGTGGGCCGCGACGTCATCTACGTGCAGGACTACCAGCACGTGGTGGAGAAGCGCGCCGCGGACGTGCTGGTGCGCCGCACGCCCATCCGCACCGGCATCGACCGGGAGGTGGGCACCACGGTGAGGCTGGGCGTGGGCGGGCGCGTCGCGTACCGCATCGACAAGCACGGCCTGCTGGCGGCGTACTCGCCGGCCTTCTCCGCGGACGGGCGCTGGCTGGCCTTCATCGGCATCAACGACAGCGGCCTGAGAGACTTGTACGCCCTCGACCTGCAGGCGGGCCCGGACGCCAAGCCGATTCAGCTCACCGACGACGTGTACTCGGAGCGGCAGCTCACGTGGGGCCCGTCCGGCATCATCTTCACGTCGGACGCCACGGCGCACCGCAAGTACAACCTCTTCCGCGTGAAGGTGGACGCGCCCCGCCAGGTGGAGCGCATCACCTTCGAGGAGCGCGACGAGGCGGACCCGACGGCGCTGCCGGACGGCCGGGTGTTCTTCACGGCCTTCAACAACAGCAGCTCGGACCTGCATGAGCTGATGAAGGACGGCAGCATCGTGCGGCGCACGGACCTGACGACGGGCGTGTTCGAGCCCGGCCCCGGCCCGGAGGGCAGCCTGTGGATGCTGTTCCACATGTCCGGCGAGCGCCGGCCCGCGCTGCTGCGCCCGCCGCGCATGCTGGCGCTGGACGTGCCGAAGACGGAGGTGGAGACGGAGTCGAAGTCGGCACCGCCCGAGCCCATCGCCGTGCGCCCGCTGACGGACGCGCAAGCCTACCGTCCCTTCACGCGGCAGAACCTGGAGTTCGGTCCCATCTTCGGCTTCGCGGGCGCGGGGGGCGGCGGCTTCGTGGGCCAGCTGTTCGCCGCGGCCAGTGACCGCATGAGGGACCACCAGTTCCTGCTCACCCTGTCCGTGTACGGCAGCTTCGATTTGACGGACGGCTACCTGCTCTACATCAACGACGAGAACCGCACGACGTGGGGCGGCGGCCTCTTCCAGTCGCTGCGCTTCCGCGTGGACCAGACGTTCAAGGACCTGCCCGTGTTCTTCACGTCCGGCGAGCGCTACTTCGGCGTCATGGGCAGCCTGCGCTACCCGCTGAGCACCTTCTTCTACCTCCAGGGCGACCTGAGCCTGGGCGGTGCGAAGTACTTCCTGGACGACCCCGTGGAGTTCTACCTGTTCTTCCCGGACCGCAACGAGGCGAACCAGGAACTGCTGACGGCGTGGAACGCGCAGAACCGCGACATCCGCTTCCAGACGGAGGTGAGCGGCCAGGTGGGCTACGACACGCTGAAGTACCACTACGCCACCGGCCCGCTGTCCGGCAGCTCCGCGCTGCTGGAGGCGACGGTGGGCGTGCAGCCCTTCGACAACGAGGCGTACAGCAACCTGCGACTGGACGCGGAGCGGTACTTCCCCATCTACGGCCGCACCAACGTCTTCATCCGCGGCGGCGCGGGCACGACGCTGGGTGGCCGGTACGCCCGCTCCTACTTCCTGTCCTCGTTCGACACGCTGCGCGGCGTGAACTTCGGAGACGAGCAGTGGCTGCTGGGCCGCAACTTCTTCTACTCCACCATGGAGTTGCAGCTGCCACTGAATGACATCGTCCGGGTGGCCTTCCTCAGTGATTTGGAGGCCATCGCGGCCATGGACTTCGGCGGCGTGGGTGAGAACTGGGCGGACTTGAGGGACCACCGCGTGCTGGACGCCGTCGTCGGCGTCAACCTGGCGCTGGGGCCTCTCCTGATGCGCCTGCACTTCGCGCGGCCGCTCGACATCGGCGCGGCGGCGGGCAAGCCGGATGCGGGCTGGGTGACGAACTTCTCGCTGGGCATCGCCGGCCTCAACGGCTTCTTCGACCAGGGCAACACCGGCGCGAAGAACAACGGCGCGGTGAAGCCCATGACGCCCGCGCTGATGCCCTCGACGGGCGGCGGATACACCGGCCCGAGGCACTGA
- a CDS encoding YgaP family membrane protein, translating into METWNQTASDEVRIHTPVVVNRRIDEHVESCVRYMAQKGDRAEMSRYLERLEREWDINRTVAVGAAAASALGLLLGRRDGGGWRVLSGVAAAVLLQQGLFGFGPMSALLRLMGVRTRREIDLEKFAIKALRGDFERIPNDGGPLAKANAALVAAQS; encoded by the coding sequence ATGGAGACCTGGAACCAGACTGCGTCCGATGAGGTCCGCATCCACACGCCCGTGGTGGTGAACCGGCGCATCGACGAGCACGTGGAGTCCTGCGTGCGGTACATGGCGCAGAAGGGAGACCGCGCGGAGATGAGCCGCTACCTCGAGCGGCTGGAGCGCGAGTGGGACATCAACCGGACCGTGGCTGTCGGTGCCGCCGCCGCGTCGGCGCTCGGCCTGTTGCTGGGCCGCAGGGACGGCGGCGGCTGGCGCGTGCTGAGCGGCGTGGCCGCCGCGGTGCTGCTCCAGCAGGGCCTGTTCGGCTTCGGGCCCATGTCTGCGCTGCTGCGCCTCATGGGCGTGCGCACGCGCCGGGAAATCGACCTGGAGAAGTTCGCAATCAAGGCGCTGCGCGGCGACTTCGAGCGCATCCCCAATGACGGAGGCCCGCTCGCCAAGGCCAATGCGGCCCTTGTCGCCGCGCAGTCCTGA
- a CDS encoding CotH kinase family protein → MKRVRLLLSLPLMCLWACGTDTPSVPTPSHPVDESPQTTPPDPPPTPDPQPIPNPDPNPQPQPQPEPQPEPEPQPEPQPQPEPQPETQLPFKLPAAQTSVPEYELLIPEEAMQKFAADPWTPEQDAVFKANGTTYQVQVRLRGASSRFFDKKSWNVSFADKVKFEGRTSLNLVAEYADATMLAEKLAYDLLEAMRVPAPKAKFIRLKLNGSDEGVFLDIEQVNKAFLKAHDFTDTDGDIYRCGWKDCEFKTWKVPYQGSWTKKTNETQPNDKLVAVLDAINHTPEPQLVTALEKSLELEHYLRSMVLDVLMSNNYVEDSESYFIYDKAEVKWSYVPWDLNNVDARWWYPISVEDMRSSSNNMRHPLFNFTLTDTWVEKMYLQRKLEQQSYPGYLPVFSNLGTRVVMNPELRGRLEARLDKAMDELFTEKVMNPYIDSLHALIDPYMRGAKYIQYDRFQAGRDYMKRFVKERRAFILSELTRLSKQKPTLVFEAFDPREGWVEVGNRTATALSLKGMVLTTNLRVSLAGGDYVPTIVSNPTGAVLPDLTVAPGERVRLKASELGIQLGAKGELGLFDGKSVVGVKDLLFYGELPSGKAYVRGTKGWEVK, encoded by the coding sequence ATGAAACGCGTACGACTGCTGCTAAGCCTTCCGTTGATGTGCCTGTGGGCGTGCGGGACGGACACTCCGAGCGTCCCGACGCCGTCTCATCCCGTGGACGAGTCTCCGCAGACGACGCCACCGGACCCGCCGCCGACGCCCGACCCACAGCCGATTCCGAATCCGGATCCGAATCCTCAGCCACAACCCCAGCCCGAGCCGCAACCGGAGCCGGAGCCACAGCCCGAACCACAGCCGCAGCCCGAGCCGCAGCCAGAGACGCAGCTGCCCTTCAAGCTGCCGGCCGCGCAGACCTCGGTGCCGGAGTACGAGCTCCTCATCCCCGAGGAGGCGATGCAGAAGTTCGCGGCGGACCCGTGGACGCCGGAGCAGGACGCCGTCTTCAAGGCGAACGGGACGACGTATCAGGTCCAGGTGCGCCTGCGTGGCGCCTCCTCGCGCTTCTTCGACAAGAAGAGCTGGAACGTGAGCTTCGCGGACAAGGTGAAGTTCGAGGGGCGCACGTCGCTCAACCTCGTGGCCGAGTACGCGGACGCGACGATGCTGGCGGAGAAGCTCGCCTACGATTTGCTCGAGGCGATGCGGGTGCCGGCGCCGAAGGCGAAGTTCATCCGGCTGAAGCTGAATGGCTCGGACGAGGGCGTGTTCCTGGACATCGAGCAGGTGAACAAGGCCTTCCTCAAGGCGCATGACTTCACCGACACCGACGGAGACATCTACCGGTGCGGCTGGAAGGACTGCGAGTTCAAGACGTGGAAGGTCCCCTACCAGGGCAGCTGGACCAAGAAGACCAACGAGACGCAGCCCAACGACAAGCTCGTGGCGGTGCTGGACGCCATCAACCACACGCCCGAGCCGCAGCTGGTGACGGCGCTGGAGAAGAGCCTCGAGCTCGAGCACTACCTGCGCTCCATGGTGTTGGACGTGCTGATGTCCAACAACTACGTGGAGGACTCGGAGAGCTACTTCATCTACGACAAGGCCGAGGTGAAGTGGTCCTACGTGCCGTGGGATTTGAACAACGTGGACGCGCGCTGGTGGTACCCCATCAGCGTGGAGGACATGCGGAGCAGCAGCAACAACATGCGCCACCCGCTGTTCAACTTCACCCTCACGGACACGTGGGTGGAGAAGATGTACCTGCAGCGCAAGCTGGAACAGCAGTCGTACCCGGGCTACCTGCCGGTGTTCTCCAACCTGGGCACGCGCGTGGTGATGAACCCCGAGCTGCGCGGGCGGCTGGAGGCGCGGCTGGACAAGGCGATGGACGAGCTGTTCACCGAGAAGGTGATGAACCCGTACATCGACTCGCTGCACGCGCTCATCGACCCGTACATGCGGGGCGCCAAATACATCCAATACGACCGCTTCCAGGCGGGGCGCGACTACATGAAGCGCTTCGTGAAGGAGCGCCGCGCATTCATCCTCTCGGAGCTGACGCGGCTGTCGAAGCAGAAGCCGACGCTGGTGTTCGAGGCGTTCGACCCGCGCGAAGGTTGGGTGGAGGTGGGCAACCGCACGGCGACGGCGCTGTCGCTGAAGGGGATGGTGCTGACCACCAACCTCCGAGTGAGTCTGGCCGGGGGTGACTATGTGCCCACGATTGTGAGCAACCCCACCGGCGCGGTGCTGCCGGACCTGACGGTGGCCCCTGGCGAGCGCGTGCGCCTGAAGGCCTCGGAGCTGGGCATCCAGCTCGGAGCCAAGGGCGAGCTGGGCCTCTTCGACGGCAAGTCCGTGGTGGGAGTGAAGGACCTGCTCTTCTACGGCGAGCTGCCCTCGGGCAAGGCCTACGTGCGCGGAACGAAGGGGTGGGAGGTGAAGTAG
- a CDS encoding GNAT family N-acetyltransferase — translation MLRVSASHPARSTLDTARLRLHRVNVEHTDGFAALYAKPEVMRHLTGKPRSHEETVAHVAKMMGHWDAHGFGLFAVTLREAPVIMGRAGLCYLEDTGLVEIAYLFDTPYWGQGLATEVGRELIRWGFEELGLERIYGVANLENVASQVVLRKLGMEHEGRAHHYGNEVERFRRSVEPWRAGRNG, via the coding sequence ATGCTCCGCGTCTCCGCCTCGCACCCCGCCCGCTCCACGCTCGACACCGCGCGGTTGAGACTCCACCGCGTCAACGTGGAGCACACTGACGGCTTCGCGGCGCTGTACGCGAAGCCGGAGGTGATGCGGCACCTGACGGGCAAGCCTCGGAGCCACGAGGAGACGGTGGCCCATGTGGCGAAGATGATGGGCCACTGGGACGCGCATGGCTTCGGGTTGTTCGCCGTCACGCTCCGCGAGGCCCCGGTCATCATGGGGCGCGCGGGCCTGTGCTACCTGGAGGACACAGGCCTGGTGGAGATTGCCTACCTGTTCGACACGCCGTACTGGGGCCAGGGGTTGGCCACCGAGGTGGGGCGCGAGCTGATTCGGTGGGGCTTCGAGGAGCTCGGGCTGGAGCGAATCTACGGCGTGGCGAACCTGGAGAACGTCGCGTCACAGGTGGTGCTGCGGAAGCTGGGGATGGAGCACGAGGGACGCGCGCACCACTACGGCAACGAGGTGGAGCGCTTCCGCCGCTCCGTCGAGCCCTGGCGCGCGGGACGCAACGGATGA
- a CDS encoding immunity 8 family protein: MKLGIRSVGAWGHPNLRTWEPEDPEVVAELVLVDIGPRARGKVDQGNVRKADMFTLKVATPRGLETLEARDGILAARPLLIMRRYDYDDLWRWLERTVASCEAETWPECVEKLQRYFHWEYEGM; this comes from the coding sequence ATGAAGCTCGGAATCCGGTCCGTGGGAGCCTGGGGCCATCCGAATTTGCGCACCTGGGAGCCCGAGGACCCGGAGGTGGTGGCCGAGCTCGTGCTCGTGGACATCGGGCCCAGGGCTCGGGGCAAGGTGGACCAGGGCAACGTCCGCAAAGCCGACATGTTCACCCTCAAGGTGGCGACGCCGCGCGGGCTGGAAACGCTCGAAGCCAGGGACGGCATCCTCGCGGCCAGGCCGTTGCTGATCATGCGCCGGTACGACTACGACGACCTCTGGCGCTGGCTCGAGCGCACCGTCGCGTCCTGCGAGGCGGAGACCTGGCCCGAGTGCGTCGAGAAGCTTCAGCGCTACTTCCACTGGGAATACGAGGGCATGTAG
- a CDS encoding thiol-disulfide oxidoreductase DCC family protein: MSEAKQDTAVVLFDGVCNLCNGAVNFIIDRDPSSHFRFAALQSAQATALLAPLGRVPEAEPQSFILVEDGRVYERSSAALRVARKLPGAWKLFYAFIVVPRPIRDVVYRFIARNRYRWFGKAEACRMPTPELRARFL, translated from the coding sequence ATGAGCGAGGCGAAGCAGGACACGGCGGTGGTGCTGTTCGACGGCGTCTGCAATCTCTGCAATGGGGCGGTGAACTTCATCATCGACCGGGACCCGTCCTCACACTTCCGCTTCGCGGCGCTCCAGTCCGCACAGGCGACGGCGCTGCTCGCCCCGCTGGGCCGCGTGCCCGAGGCCGAGCCCCAGAGCTTCATCCTGGTGGAGGACGGACGCGTGTACGAGCGCTCCAGCGCGGCCCTGCGCGTGGCGCGGAAGCTGCCCGGCGCGTGGAAGCTCTTCTACGCGTTCATCGTCGTGCCCCGCCCCATCCGCGACGTCGTCTATCGATTCATCGCGCGCAATCGCTATCGCTGGTTCGGCAAGGCCGAGGCGTGCCGCATGCCCACGCCCGAGCTGCGCGCGCGGTTCCTCTAG